The Cygnus olor isolate bCygOlo1 chromosome 2, bCygOlo1.pri.v2, whole genome shotgun sequence genome contains the following window.
AGCAATTGTTGCAGtataaaaacacaacagagaaagcaaattaatCAGCAGTAAGAATTCCATATGAAGgagcaagattaaaaaaacaaacttgtacTCGATGTTACAACTGGAAAAATGCAAGTAAACTAAACTAACACTAACATATATGACTATTGAAACCATACACAATGAAGTAtcttttcctgcttcctttctgcTACATTATCccagtgaaaaacagaatttgttgcTGGTATTTTTGCTTAACGTTCAAACATGCATCTAAAACAGGGGCAATTACAAAGCAGTGTGATCAAGTTTCTCCTTGTTcaaaactatttcagaaaagttgcttttcggtttttggttttaatattGTGAAAGGACTAAAAGTGAAACATTGTTTACATAACTTATTTATACAGAGTAATTCAGTGTAActtatggttttattttcctcttaacaCTTGCATAACAGGCACCACCACAAAGCCAAGTCAGAATAGCTTGTACAAGTATTCACACAGCAAATGACATTGcgctttaaaatatataaaacacgaaaattaagtgaaattaagaagattcagagaagaaaatatttactgaaattcaACCTTTCTACCAATTACCCTACCTGCTGGCAGATGATCCATTTAGTGAATTCTGTAGGCTTGTATTGGCTGAACCTAGAGAGGTGTTAAAAATTCCCTGCTGGGAACCACCATTGACTGGACTCCCGTTACCTTTCAGTATACCAGTACACTTCCAGTTGTCCATGTAATTAGCTgcaaatatacatttataaaaattgttAGTTTCTGTTCTGAAGCTTAGCTTTTGGCACAGCTAAGATGCTACGCATCTTGCGCAAATCAGAATTTTACTTTAGTAccaacataaatatttcaaacagctgaggatctggcccTTTAGCTGCCTGACATTCTCTGCCTACCCATCAATTAAATCTCAGTTTTGTTCCTTACCAAGAATGAGTTTGCTTCATCTTTACtaaaaatgctgagaaacaaatgaaaatggataAGAAAACCAcaactgatttttattgttgcttttggaaatttacatgggaaaaaaaaaaagctcatgggggaaaaaaagacagtttgcCTGAATGTTGTAACTAAAAATTTTGGGTTTTAGCAACTGGCAAAGACAGTAATTCAGTACGTTAAGTTTTTAAAACGGACATTTTTACATCGCTGTGATCTGGTAAAACAATTTGAGGTTATCAGATATAGTACGGTAACAACTATTCACAGCAACCTAAACCATTCAAGTAAGTGTTTCAGCCCAGAAagtcatttccttttcctaaaatgtaaatgtaaaagtATATCATTTAAGGATCTTAATATTTTTACTCTAGAAATGTATTATGCTTTCTCAAATGTATTCAGCATACCACAAAGCTGATATACGAAGCAAAATACCACTTCAAGTGGATGAGACACAGAATTCTTACCTTTCCAGAGCCTAACGCAGCCATCGTCACCAGAAGAGGCAAGCACTGTGCCTGTAATGTTCCAGCTAACTCGCCACACCTGGGAATTGTGATTATCAAACTGTGCCACAATatgaatttcaaattttgttAATCCTCCAGATGAAGTCAATTCTTTCCTGTTAAAGAGAAGAGCGACAGTTCTGCACACAACTGTTCCAAGGTCTGGCTTGAACATGATGACTAAAAGACAGGACTGCATCCTTCAAGGAATTTACAGAACAATTGTTAATAGACTAGGAGCATTAAAAGATATTCAGACAGAATTAAAGTCTTGCTCACTTTCTTGTCATCTTAAAAATCAGGCTGCTAAAAAGCAGTCCTGCATAAATTGAATTACTTCTTATGCTTCCCACATACTACCAAAGAGTATGTAGTATGTATCATATCATATATTCAATGACAGTCTTCTGGTCTTCCTTTTAAGCTCACCTTATAGGTTTCAGTGTGAAAATTCGTACATCTTTGGTTGCTACAGCTAAGATGTGGAAGGATCTTCCCAGATTTGGAGCAAATGCAATATCATGTACAGGATCTGTGACTGTCATCAGAGCTTCTGCTTTTGCATATTTCCTGTAGAGCATGAGAAATTACCCTTTAGTGCTACCAAAATTACCAGTGACAAATTATAGAAGTCAGACACAGCAGAACAGGGAAAATGGACTTAATATACATAATGAGACTTGCAAaactaaaatcattttcttaacaTAAATTACACCGTTATTACGCTGTTACAAGCTGACTTCTTCAGAAACTAAATACATCAGATACATCAACTACTACCAACAGTGTGCTAAATCATCCAACCAAACAAGGATTTCAgtacaaagaacatttttgtcCACAGCTGgaagagacaaataaaaaattcttccatttacaatctaaaattaatttataccCCCAGAAACTTACTAATTTTTCCATGCTTGTATGCAGAGCACTGTCTGCCTTCCTTGCCGTGTaacaaacatatttcattttcttatttaccACAAGGTTAAGTTACAACtacttttctttattgttaATGCACAGAAAACGTTGTCAGAAGCCAGGCTTAAATTCACAAAACACCTTGGCTCTGTTCACGTGGCCACCATGCAATGAAATGGGTTCTGTGCCATCATTTCATTCAAAGTGGTTGTGTGCGCGCTTCCAGGCATTTTTTGGTTCTGAATTCTTAACTGTATCAACTTTTACAGAATGCTAGTAACTCACAGGACATTCTGTCATttacaaacatgtttttaaaaccatttttgttACCTTCAACAAAACAGTGCTTAGTTCAGCGGATTTCAAACTTCAACTGTGGCCCTACTGATTCCTTGTGCAAAATTAAGGATAAAAAATAgtagaagcagaaaaagcaattcTCCCTTTAAAATGCCGTTAAGAACACTGGAATTTCTGTGCTGGGATAGAACAAAATTATCAAAATCTGTCATGTCCATTGGCATCAGCAAGGATTCTGAGGTGAATCTCCCATCCAAAGACTTAGAGACAAAACTGAGGAGTATTATTTAACACTCCTATCCACATGTAACAACAGGAATGAAACAAAAGGCCATGTTACAAACTATTTTAAGATACCACAAATGTTATACACTGCTATGTAGCATACCTggtattttcattatattcatAAATTTGAACCTTTGCCAATATATTTGGACTGTTGTCATCACTTCCTACAGCTATCATTGGAGAATGTGCTCTAGagctagaaataaaaaataaatattgttacctttacaaattatttcacaaaaagTAAACCaagccatttttaaaatttaagacaTGCATCTGTAAAGGAAATCAAAAAAGTCACCTGGGAAAATTACTAAATACTATTCACGGTTATCAGTGCTACCTCAATTTTGTTGTCTTGAATGCCCACTTTGTACAACAGAAAGACTaattttatatatgcattttcatttaaatacttgCTGTAAGTTACATGGCAGAGCCTGTATCCTATGCAGTACTCTCAGTGATGGATTTAGTAGGATTTCATTAAGTTTTTGGGGAAGAGGGATTACAAACGGTAAATGTCTACGAGTTCTAGTTTTTCATCAGCTTTTAACACAACTCCCTGGGGTGTTTCAACGATAAAGCCTGTACTTTGAACCTTCAGCACTGATTATTTATGTATTCTCCTGGGCTGGGACAACCCCACCACATTCCTCTCCTATTTCTTTCTGTCCAAGCAGGTGAAGTAAATCATTCTGCCCCTGAGGAAACAACTACAGGAACAACACGTCTCTTAGACTGTGCATTTGTGTTAACAAGGCTTGTGGTTCCTAGCACTGGCAAGGGTACGTGTCCTTGTTAGTGGCATCAAAAATTATCATTTATTGTGACGtcttaatcatagaatcatacaatcatttaggttggaaaagatctctaagaccatctggtccaacctttaacctagcactgccaagcccaccattaaaccatgtccctaagcaccacaccTACACGTTttctgaagacctccagggatggtgactcaactacttccccgggcagcctgttccagcactTCATAACCTTTTCAGTGGACAATTTTTCCCTAATATCCAACTTAAACCTTCCCTAGTGCAACTCAAGGCCACTTCCTCATGTCTTATCACTTgatgcttgggagaagagaccgaTCACCACCTCACTGTAGCCTCCTTTAACGTAactgtagagtgcaataagaTGTGTGTGTCCCCGttcccatccccccccccaagccagTTACGGAATCTCAGTTAAATTTTGTGGGATAAATAAAGAGCACTCCACAGTTCTTCAGCTCATTACTTGCTACAAATAATTAAGGTAAGAATACATCCTCACAGGACACAGGGAGCACTTTTTCTAACGCTTCTGTGGTCAGCCAAACTGGCTTTAT
Protein-coding sequences here:
- the SEH1L gene encoding nucleoporin SEH1 isoform X2 — its product is MFVARSIAADHRDLIHDVSFDFHGRRMATCSSDQSVKVWDKSENGDWHCTASWKTHSGSVWRVTWAHPEFGQVLASCSFDRTAAVWEEIVGESNDKLRGQSHWVKRTTLVDSRTSVTDVKFAPKHMGLMLATCSADGVVRIYEAPDVMNLSQWSLQHEISCKLSCSCISWNPSSSRAHSPMIAVGSDDNSPNILAKVQIYEYNENTRKYAKAEALMTVTDPVHDIAFAPNLGRSFHILAVATKDVRIFTLKPIRKELTSSGGLTKFEIHIVAQFDNHNSQVWRVSWNITGTVLASSGDDGCVRLWKANYMDNWKCTGILKGNGSPVNGGSQQGIFNTSLGSANTSLQNSLNGSSASRKQS